The genomic DNA CATACTAAAGAAAAAACCTCTTAAGGTAACGAGAAAAAAATGCCTTTGTATAAACAAGGGCAAATATCCAGAATGTATTGCAAAAACCCATTGTCCAGCTCTTTTTATAGAGGATAATACAGTTAATATAGATGAATCCCTTTGTGTAGGCTGCAAGGTATGTAAAATATTATGCCCCTATGGTGCAATAAAATGAATTATACTCTCTATTTAATAGGGTTAAACAGGCTTTTAACCCATAGAATATCAACTCTTTTATATACCTCAATTAAAAACTCAGATTATAAAGTATGCACTTTTCTCACACTACCTAAACATCAATACTATCCTCTAATATACACCTTCAACATATATGGCAGCAAAAAAGATGATAAAATTGATATACTCGTAGATTTTGACTACAAAGTGAAAAAATATAAAGATATAATTTATCTATCCTATAATGAGCTAAATATAAGATATAATAAAGAACAAAAGCACTACTGGTCAATCACAGGAAAACTATTAACATATTTAGAAGATGTTTCACCAGCCTTTATTACAGGTTTTCTAGTTGAAAATAATAAAAAGGAAGAACTTGCTTTATTTAGGGAATTTTTTAAAATATAATTTATAAATTATAAATACTATCTATAAATTTAGTATAGAATTCAGTAGGCCCATCTGCATCTATTCTACTTGAGACAGTTTTAATTGTATATAACCCGTACACTGCTGATTTAAATGGTTGGCACCTGCTTAAAAAGATTGCAACTGACATAGCTGCCATGCAACCCGACCCTGTAATTTTCGTTAACAAAATATTTCCACCAACAAGCTTTTCATAGTTTTCTCCATCGGTGATAAAGTCAATATCCCCTGTTGCTGCCACAACGATATTATGTTTCCTAGAGATATAGGCTAAAGCCTCCTCTACCCTGGATCTTTCATGTTCACAACTGTCAACACCTCGTTGTTGTATTCTTTCACCTGCAATCTTTAAAATTTCAGAATAATTACCTTTAACTATATCAATTAATCCTTCTTCCAAAAAATATTGAGTGACATAGGATCTAAATTTTGAAACACCAACACCCACAGGATCTAACACAACCCTTTTATGATTTAATTTTGCAGTCTTTGCGGCAACTTTCATTGATTCAAATTGTTCTTTTGTAATTGTACCAATATTTAATAGCAAAACATCGGCCATAGTAACAATCTCTCTAATTTCACCCACATAGCTAGCCATTATAGGTGAGGCCCCTAGTGCTAAAGCAAAATTTGCCGTAATATTTGCTACAACAATATTTGTAATGCTATGTATTAGAGGCTTATCATCTCGTATTATACTTAAAACCTTTCTATAATCCTTAATATCCAACATATATCATCATTCTAATAATAAATAAAATTTATTCAAGCTATATAAAACAAATTTCATATTTACTTTAATTAAAAAAATATTAATGTAATAGAGAGTAGATTTGTATAAATTTAAATAATTATAAATGACAGGTAAAAGAGATTATAAAGTTCTCCTAGTTGGAACACCGAATGTTGGTAAAAGCACAATTTTTTACAACCTAACAAATAAATATGCAAATGTATCTAATTATCCAGGAACAACAGTAGACTATTCATATGGCAAGATTTCTGTTGGTGAGCATCATGAACTTACACTTATTGACACCCCTGGGCTATATAATCTTATAACTATTACTGAAGAAGAGAATGTCGCAAAAAAACTAATATTTGAAAGCTCTGCTGATGTTATAGTTCACGTTATAGATGCAAAAAATATAGACCGCTTACTACCATTAACACTACAGCTTATTGAAGCAAAATTGCCTGTTATATTAGTACTAAATATGATTGATGAATTTAAAAAAAATAATATGGACCTTCAGGTTTCACATCTAGAACATGATTTAGGTATACCTGTAGTTGAAACAATTGGAATTAATAAATATGGTATAAAAAATTTAAGAGCAAGAATCATAAGTGTCGCAGAAAAAAGATATAAATTCCCCACCCTAAGCCTTAAATATCCAAAGGATGTAGAAATAAATATTAGTAAAATAAAAAGTTTGTTACAAAATGAATATCCAATATCAAAGAGAGCACTATCACTTTTACTATTAGAGGGAGATCGTTATGCAAAAAACCTGATAAAAAATGAGATACATTATGCTGAGATAATTAATATATTAAACAACTTGCAGACGGCTAATGTGAGAATTATTATAGAACACACAAGATTTGAATATGCAAATAAACTACTTAAGGAACATTTAACAGTTAAAGAAAAAAAGAAAAATAGAATAAACAACT from Deferribacterota bacterium includes the following:
- the thiM gene encoding hydroxyethylthiazole kinase, whose protein sequence is MLDIKDYRKVLSIIRDDKPLIHSITNIVVANITANFALALGASPIMASYVGEIREIVTMADVLLLNIGTITKEQFESMKVAAKTAKLNHKRVVLDPVGVGVSKFRSYVTQYFLEEGLIDIVKGNYSEILKIAGERIQQRGVDSCEHERSRVEEALAYISRKHNIVVAATGDIDFITDGENYEKLVGGNILLTKITGSGCMAAMSVAIFLSRCQPFKSAVYGLYTIKTVSSRIDADGPTEFYTKFIDSIYNL